A segment of the Fibrobacter succinogenes subsp. succinogenes S85 genome:
GCGAATCCAATTACAGACCAAGATCGCATGGTTCAAGAATTTGAGGAACTTTCACGTTTCGTAAGCGAAAATGGCAGGGAACCTTCTGAAAATAGCAATGATCCATCTGAATATCGCTTAGCCAAAAGGCTCGCGAAATATCGTAGTGATAGCAAGTTGATTGAAAATCAAGCGATATACAACGCCGATGTTCACGGATTACTTCATTCTACAGGAAAAAGCAATCAAAGCAAGGAAATGAGTTTTGATGAAATCCTTGATTCTTTTAATTTGAACGAAGAAGAAAAATCCATATTCGATTTACATCCGTCGGTAAAAAAAGCTATCGATCGCGATGAAGCAGATTTTATTGCAAAACGCAAACCATGCAAAGATTTCTCCAAATACGAATCAAAGTTTAAAAAAGTTCAAAACGATATCCGTAGTGGCAAGCGAAAACTCCTCGATGCAAAAATATCTCACCTTAAAGAGGGTGGATTCTATTTTTACAATGGAGTGCTTTTCTTTGTAGAATCAATTGAGATTTCTCAAAAAAATGCAGTTACCCCCGAAGGCAAGCATATTTATGAAAACGGTCGAACTCGCTGCATTTTTGAAAACGGAACAGAAGCAGCTTTACTTAAACGTTCTGTAGAAAAGTTATTGTATCTGAATGGAAAAACTGTTACTGAAAATAGCGAAGAAACAGCCGCGAAAGCAGAAAAGGAATTGGGCATCAACGAAAAAGATAAGGCTTGTGGCTTTATTTATGTTTGCTCTTCGTTAAGCAAAGAACCGTCCATTGCAGAAATTAAAAACCTGTATAAAATAGGCTTTTGCACTACATCAGTTGAAGAACGTTTAAAAAATGCTGAAAAAGAACCTACATATTTGATGGCTCCAGTTCGCCATATTGCAAGCTGGCAATGTTTCAATATGAATCCGCAAAAATTTGAACAGTTGATTCATAATTTCTTTGGTCGTGTATGTCTAAATGTGGATGTCTTTGATGAAAAGGGTGAGAGACATATTCCAAAAGAATGGTTTGTAGTTCCGTTACCTGTAATAAAACAAGTAATTGAAATGATAATCACTGGTGAAATTATCAAATATCGCTACGATGAAAAAAAACAGGTTCTAGTGAAACGATAGATTTTGTTTCAATAGCGGCTTTAGATGAAGCAATTCGAAAGAATGTCAGCCCGGCTGACGATATGAAATGAAAAATCAAACTATAGGCCTCTCAAATCTTGAGAGGCTTTAATGTTGCCTAAATTGCGGAAAAAGATTTAGACCTCTTGACAATCGTGATTTTCTGATTTATATTGTATAGTGAACAAATGTTCAAAGCAAACGAAATGTAATCTAAAGCCACGCCTTTTTTAGCTTGTAGGCGGGAGAGGAGTGAAAGATGAAAGAACGTAAGTCCCTCAAGGACTGTATCGTGAAACCGGGCGAGAAGAGTCCCTTCGCAAATCTTCTTATTGATTTGGCGTTCAAGAAAGCATTCGATCCGGACAAGCCCACTAGCCGCAACAATCTCATCAACCTGCTGAACGACCTGCTTGAACCGCAGCTTAAGCGGCCAATCAAAAACGTGTGGACTCGCAATGTCGCAAAGAATCTGAGTGGTAGCAAAGAATCTCGCACGGCAATTTTCGATTTGCACTGTAAAGACGATATGGGCAATTTGATTGAGATTGAGGTGCAAATTCGCGAGATGGATAATTTTATGAAGCGTCTGGCTTTCTATGCGAGTGAACTGGTGGCCAATCAGGCCGAACCTGGTGAAGAGTGGAATTACGATGTTCAGCCGACATACGTAATCGCGTTGACTCGTATTCATGTTTTTGATGACGAAAATGCTGTTCACCGTGCCGCCGTGACAGATTTGGAAACAGGCAAACAAGTTATGGATACATACAACTATGCTGTAATTGAGCTTTCTAAGGTTCCGTTTTTCATTGAGAAAACATCCAGTGATTTAAGCAAATGGCTGTTCTTCTTCCGTTACTTGAACCGCCTCAAGGAACTCCCCGAAGAGTTGAACGAGTCCAAGTTTCAACAGTTGACGGAAAGCTCGAAAGTGTCTAACTTTTCAAAAAAGGAATTTGAGGCTTATCAGCGTATGCATCACGAAAAATGGGATCACAATGTCATGGTGCCGGGCATTTTCAAGGAATTCGCGACGGAAATCAACGCAAAGATTGAAGAACGTATTTCCGATCGAAATCATGAAATAGCCAAGAAAATGGTTGCCGCAGGCAAGTTGTCTGATACAGAAATTGCAGACTATTCTGGTCTATCCGTAGAAGATGTTGTCGTTTTGCGGAGTCAAATGTGCGAGTCGGATTAATATCCTGTAGTCCTTGCCGAGCCTATTGATTCTTGTCTTGAGGCTTGCTCGCCTTGCTTATGCTCTTTTTTACATATTTCTAGCGGTTTAGAGCTAGGATTTAAAACCGAAAATTACTATATTCTATGCGCAAAAGAGGTACTTTATGAAACTTTTGCCAGAAGCTTTGACGTTTGATGACGTCTTACTCGTTCCCGCTGAATCTTCTGTTCTTCCGGCTCAGACGGATGTGAGCACCCAGCTCGCCCCGAATATCAAGCTGAACATTCCTATAATCAGTGCTGCAATGGATACCGTTACGACGGCTCCCTTGGCTATTTCCCTTGCTTTGCAGGGTGGCCTCGGCATTATCCACAAGAATATGTCCATTGAAGACCAGGCTGAAGAAGTCCGCAAGGTCAAGCGCTGGCAGTCCGGTATTGTGACCAATCCGGTGACGCTCGATGCCGATGAGCCGGTGTCTGCTGCTTTTGAACAGCGTGCTCGCAACAAGGTGAGCGGTTTCCCGATTCTCTCCAAGGGTAAGCTCGTCGGTATGCTCACGAGCCGCGACCTCCGCACCGTTAGCGACATGAACGTGAAAATCAGCACGGTCATGACCAAGAATCCGGTGACGGCAAGCCCGAAGGTGAGCCTTGCCAAGGCGAAGGAAATCCTCGCCGAAAAGCGCATTGAAAAGCTCCCGCTCGTGGACGCTTCTGGTGCTTTGAAGGGCCTCATCACGATGACGGACATCTTGAAGCGCGAAAACAACCCGAACGCAAGCCTCGACAAGAATGGTCAGTTGCTCGTTGGTGCTGCTGTTAGCACTTCTGCAAATACTCTCGAACGCGTTGCTGCCCTCGTGGACGCCGGCGTTGACCTGTTGATTATCGATACGGCTCATGGCCACCACATTGGTGTGCGTAACATGGTGAAGACCGTTCGCAAGAAATATCCGAAGCTCACGATTTGCGCCGGTAACGTTTGTACGCCGGAAGCTGTTGAAGAACTCGCCAAGTGTGGTGCCAACATCGTCAAGGTGGGTATCGGTCCGGGTTCCATCTGCACGACCCGTATCATTGCTGGTGTCGGTTACCCGCAGTTCTCCGCAGTCGTTGAATGCGGCAAGATGGCTCGCAAGGTCGGTGTGAAGATTATCGCTGACGGTGGCCTCAAGTTCTCTGGCGATATCGTCAAGGCTTTGGCTGCTGGCGGTCACGCTGTGATGGTGGGCTCTCTCTTTGCCGGTACCGAAGAAGCTCCGGGTGAAGTCATCCTCGCTGATGGCCGTAGCTACAAGAGCTACCGCGGCATGGGCTCTCTCGGCGCCATGAAGGCAGGCTCTGCTGACCGTTACTTCCAGGGTGGCGTTCAGGAACCGCGCAAGTTCGTTCCGGAAGGTATCGAAGGCCGTGTTCCGTACAAGGGACCGCTCCGCGACACCGTTTACCAGCTGATTGGCGGTATCCACTCTGCTATGGGTTATGCCGGTGCTGCAAACCTCGAAGAACTCTACAAGAAGGCAACGTTTGTCCGTATCACGGGCGCAGGCCTCCGTGAATCTCATCCGCATGATGTGACCATCACGAAGGAAGCTCCGAACTACAGGACCGGTGACTAATCCTTTTCGGTAAAGAAGTTTTAAGAGACCCGTAACTTGATGTTGCGGGTCTTTTGATATATATTGCTGAAAAGGAGATGCTCTGTCATCCTGGAACGAAGTGACGGGATCAACGGGCATGACTGCAAGGTAGCGTTTTTTATGAATAAAAGGTCACGTTCGAGTTGGTTGTTGGCGGCGGTGCTCGCAGGTTCGATTGCGTTGCCGTTTGCTTTTGTGGCATGTGGCGATTCGACTGATGGTGCGCCGGTTGCTATGGGCGAGGATTTATCTTCTTCCGAGATGTTGGCGGAATCTTCGTCTTCTCAAGAATCCGCGAAGCCATTGAGCAGCTCTGCGAAAATTTCTGCAAGTTCCAGCTCGGTGAAGTCCGAAAGCTCGAGTTCGGAAAAGCTCGCGGCATCATCTTCCGCGAAGCCCGCTGAATCATCGGATAGCGGAGTCTGCACGAACTGCGATAGCTATACGGCGGCAGACCCGATGCTTGTGGAAAATGGCGGCAAGGGATCTGTAACGACTTACGGGAGTGTCACTGCGAAAGAAACGAGTCTCGGTGGCGCCTGCAATTACGGACAGACGAATATTCAGTATTATGCGGCAATCCATGTGAACGTTTCTCCGGGTGATGATAAAGGCCCGTGGGATGGCGGCATGGCTTGTGGCGGCTGCGTTCACGTGAAGGCGAAAACACCGGATGGCTGGAAAGAAGTGACTGTGCGTATTACGGACCGTTGCCCGGATGCAAATTGCGGCGTGGATTTGGGCGGTGCGCCTGCTAGCGATATCATGGGAAATCTTGTCGGCCGCTATTACGGCGAATGGGAATTTGTGAGCTGCGAAGGTGTTGAAGGCGTGTGGGGCGATTCCACATCCATTTGGGTCAAAGAAGGTGCAAGCACGTATTGGAGCATTATTCAGGTTCGCAACCCGAAAGATGCTGTCCGCAAAATTGTATTCAATGAGTTGGATGGTGACAAGTCTTATACGCTTGAGTTTGTTGTGGGGACGGAAAACTTCTGGACCGTTCCGCAAGAGATTTTGCAGTCCAATAAAAAATATAGCGTAGTCGTCACGTATCGCAGCGGTACTGACGACGAATGGATTTTAGAAAGCTCCGAACTAACAATTCCTGAGGCGAACCTTTATTTGTACGAACATAGGAAAAAATAAGTTTGTATATTTTGCAATAAATGCTAAAAAGGAGTTGGTGTGAAATACATAAAGTTTGTACTTGTTTCTCTTGCTGTTTTGTTCATAATGGGCTGCGGTGGAACCAAGACTACTGTTTCTGAAAACTGGAATTGGCGCCCAGCAACTATCGCCGTGATTTTTACGAATCCGGTAGTGATGAATGCAGATGACGTTGAAGATGACTTGCCGGAGTACGTCAATAATTTTTCGGAATGGATGTCTGCTGAGCTGAAAAGAAACATTGAATCCAAAGCGACATTGCTTGGCAATAATTCTCGATTGCGTGTATATATGATGACTTACCCGAGGGGAATCTCCGGTAGTGTCAATTTTTATATGGGCGAGTCTGGGGTAATGTTTGAAGAAAAAGACGTTTTTGCTTTGGAAGGTGAACTTGCTTTGCCCGAAGCAGATGCTTACTTGTTCATTGACCAACTCAAAATCAATTCTGTGCTTACGGGTGGCGGCTTGGGTCTGCTTGGTTTGTTGCTCCACGAGGGGTTGATGACAATTAATGGTTCTTATGGTTTTTATGATGGCAAAACCCACGAACGCATAGGTTATGGAACGTTGGCGGCTGTTGAAGATTATGTCTTTGGTGTTTCGAAGTCAAACTGGGAAAATCTGATGGAAAATGCAGTGAAGTTTATATTTGACGATACGCCTGTTTTGGAATGTGATCATTGCTCTGTCCGTGCAGAAGCGAATTGGGATGAGTCAAAGAAAACTTCGCGTAAGGAAGCTCCAAAGAAGAGCGTCTGGGATTAGTTTCACTTGATTTAAGAATTGTTCAAAAATAAAAACGGCGCCTTGGTGGGCGTCGTTTTTTGCTAGAGTCGCGGCATTTGTGAAATGCGCGACTTCTGAAACGCGACTTTTACTTGTTCAAGCGTTCCGTTGCTTCGGCGACTGCAAGCAAGTCCGCTTCCTGGAACGGCTTGCCAATCCACTGGAGGCCAACCGGGAGTCCGCCTGCCATACCGCACGGAACGCTCACGCCCGGGAGACCGGCGAGGTTCAAGCTAACGGTGTAGATGTCGGAGAGGTAAACGGCCATCGGATCGGATTCGTTCATGCCGCACTTGAGCGGGAGACCCGGCATCGTCGGGCTTGCAATCACGTCGCAAGTCTTGAATGCTTCGGTGAAGTCGTCCGTGATGAGGCGGCGGACCTTCTGGGCCTGCACGTAGTAAGCGTCATAGAAACCGGCGGAGAGAACGTAGCTTCCGAGGAGGATGCGGCGCTGCACTTCCTTGCCGAAACCTTCACTGCGGGACTTGGCGTAAAGGTCGAAGAGCTTACGAGCTTCGGCACTGCGGTAGCCGTAACGCACACCGTCGTAGCGGCTGAGGTTGGAGCTTGCTTCTGCCGTTGCAATGATGTAGTAGCTGGACACAGCGTAGCTGATGTGCGGGAGGCTCACTTCCTTGATCGTGGCGCCTTCGGCTTCCATCTTCTTGAGCATGTTTTCGATAGCGGCCTTGCATTCTGCATCGAGGCCTTCGCCAAAGTATTCCTTCGGAACGCCGATGACCTTGCCCTTAACGCCTGTGCCGAGCTTTGCGGTAAAGTCTTCGGTCGGGCGAGTGCTCGTGGTGTTGTCGTGCGGGTCAATGCCGCAAATTGCACCGAGGAGCGTTGCGCAGTCACGAACGGTTGCACCGAACGGACCAATCTGGTCAAGAGAGCTTGCGTAGGCGAGAAGGCCGTAACGGGATACGCGACCGTAAGTCGGCTTTAAACCGACGACACCCGTGCAGGCAGCCGGCTGGCGGATGGATCCACCCGTGTCGGAACCGAGAGCGCAAGGAACCGTGCCAGAGGCGACGGCGACTGCGGAACCACCCGAGGATCCACCTGGAACGCGGGATTCGTCGAGCGGATTCTTGACCGGGCCGTAGTAAGAGGTTTCGTTGCTGGAACCCATGGCGAATTCGTCCATGTTCGTCTTGCCGACGATGATGGCGCCTGCGGCTTCGAGCTTTTCAAGAGCCGTTGCTGTGTACGGGGCAACAAAGTTGTCGAGAATCTTGGAGGCTGCCGTGGTGCGTGTGCCGGTCAAGCACATGTTGTCCTTCACGGCGACCGGGATGCCATCGAGGGCGCCCAGAGACTTGCCTTCGGCGCGGCGCTTGTCGCTTTCCTTAGCGCGTTCGAGAGCGCGGTCGTTCAGCACCGAGATATAGGCGTTCAAATTCTTTGTAGATTCAATTTTTTCGAGGGAGGCCTGTGCGAGCTTTTCGGCAGTGGTGCTGCCGTTTGC
Coding sequences within it:
- a CDS encoding Rpn family recombination-promoting nuclease/putative transposase, coding for MKERKSLKDCIVKPGEKSPFANLLIDLAFKKAFDPDKPTSRNNLINLLNDLLEPQLKRPIKNVWTRNVAKNLSGSKESRTAIFDLHCKDDMGNLIEIEVQIREMDNFMKRLAFYASELVANQAEPGEEWNYDVQPTYVIALTRIHVFDDENAVHRAAVTDLETGKQVMDTYNYAVIELSKVPFFIEKTSSDLSKWLFFFRYLNRLKELPEELNESKFQQLTESSKVSNFSKKEFEAYQRMHHEKWDHNVMVPGIFKEFATEINAKIEERISDRNHEIAKKMVAAGKLSDTEIADYSGLSVEDVVVLRSQMCESD
- the guaB gene encoding IMP dehydrogenase, with amino-acid sequence MKLLPEALTFDDVLLVPAESSVLPAQTDVSTQLAPNIKLNIPIISAAMDTVTTAPLAISLALQGGLGIIHKNMSIEDQAEEVRKVKRWQSGIVTNPVTLDADEPVSAAFEQRARNKVSGFPILSKGKLVGMLTSRDLRTVSDMNVKISTVMTKNPVTASPKVSLAKAKEILAEKRIEKLPLVDASGALKGLITMTDILKRENNPNASLDKNGQLLVGAAVSTSANTLERVAALVDAGVDLLIIDTAHGHHIGVRNMVKTVRKKYPKLTICAGNVCTPEAVEELAKCGANIVKVGIGPGSICTTRIIAGVGYPQFSAVVECGKMARKVGVKIIADGGLKFSGDIVKALAAGGHAVMVGSLFAGTEEAPGEVILADGRSYKSYRGMGSLGAMKAGSADRYFQGGVQEPRKFVPEGIEGRVPYKGPLRDTVYQLIGGIHSAMGYAGAANLEELYKKATFVRITGAGLRESHPHDVTITKEAPNYRTGD
- the gatA gene encoding Asp-tRNA(Asn)/Glu-tRNA(Gln) amidotransferase subunit GatA, which encodes MQTIQELQAQLANGSTTAEKLAQASLEKIESTKNLNAYISVLNDRALERAKESDKRRAEGKSLGALDGIPVAVKDNMCLTGTRTTAASKILDNFVAPYTATALEKLEAAGAIIVGKTNMDEFAMGSSNETSYYGPVKNPLDESRVPGGSSGGSAVAVASGTVPCALGSDTGGSIRQPAACTGVVGLKPTYGRVSRYGLLAYASSLDQIGPFGATVRDCATLLGAICGIDPHDNTTSTRPTEDFTAKLGTGVKGKVIGVPKEYFGEGLDAECKAAIENMLKKMEAEGATIKEVSLPHISYAVSSYYIIATAEASSNLSRYDGVRYGYRSAEARKLFDLYAKSRSEGFGKEVQRRILLGSYVLSAGFYDAYYVQAQKVRRLITDDFTEAFKTCDVIASPTMPGLPLKCGMNESDPMAVYLSDIYTVSLNLAGLPGVSVPCGMAGGLPVGLQWIGKPFQEADLLAVAEATERLNK
- a CDS encoding expansin-like protein, whose amino-acid sequence is MNKRSRSSWLLAAVLAGSIALPFAFVACGDSTDGAPVAMGEDLSSSEMLAESSSSQESAKPLSSSAKISASSSSVKSESSSSEKLAASSSAKPAESSDSGVCTNCDSYTAADPMLVENGGKGSVTTYGSVTAKETSLGGACNYGQTNIQYYAAIHVNVSPGDDKGPWDGGMACGGCVHVKAKTPDGWKEVTVRITDRCPDANCGVDLGGAPASDIMGNLVGRYYGEWEFVSCEGVEGVWGDSTSIWVKEGASTYWSIIQVRNPKDAVRKIVFNELDGDKSYTLEFVVGTENFWTVPQEILQSNKKYSVVVTYRSGTDDEWILESSELTIPEANLYLYEHRKK
- a CDS encoding GIY-YIG nuclease family protein, with the translated sequence MPKTLDDIFADDSYGLLNEKSKANPITDQDRMVQEFEELSRFVSENGREPSENSNDPSEYRLAKRLAKYRSDSKLIENQAIYNADVHGLLHSTGKSNQSKEMSFDEILDSFNLNEEEKSIFDLHPSVKKAIDRDEADFIAKRKPCKDFSKYESKFKKVQNDIRSGKRKLLDAKISHLKEGGFYFYNGVLFFVESIEISQKNAVTPEGKHIYENGRTRCIFENGTEAALLKRSVEKLLYLNGKTVTENSEETAAKAEKELGINEKDKACGFIYVCSSLSKEPSIAEIKNLYKIGFCTTSVEERLKNAEKEPTYLMAPVRHIASWQCFNMNPQKFEQLIHNFFGRVCLNVDVFDEKGERHIPKEWFVVPLPVIKQVIEMIITGEIIKYRYDEKKQVLVKR